One Fontisphaera persica DNA window includes the following coding sequences:
- a CDS encoding ABC transporter ATP-binding protein — MAAADIIIRLEGVKKHYILGSEVTVRALDGVHFQVNRGEYVAIMGPSGSGKSTMLNVLGCLDRPTAGRYYLGGIDVSEMPDDQLSAARGRMIGFIFQSYNLIAQLTVIENIQVPLLYQRKDLRAHYEHCVRLAQLVGLGERLHHRPNQLSGGQQQRVAIARALVNDPLMILADEPTGNLDSTTGREVLELIDSLNARGKTIVLVTHDERVAGRAHRIIHMRDGLIEREVLNGRRAASAAAPAPPPQS, encoded by the coding sequence ATGGCAGCCGCTGACATCATCATCCGCCTCGAAGGCGTCAAAAAGCATTACATCCTGGGCTCGGAGGTCACCGTCCGCGCGCTCGATGGGGTGCATTTCCAGGTCAACCGCGGCGAATATGTGGCCATCATGGGACCCTCCGGCTCCGGCAAATCCACCATGCTCAACGTCCTGGGCTGCCTGGACCGCCCCACCGCCGGCCGCTATTATCTGGGCGGCATTGACGTCTCGGAAATGCCCGATGACCAGCTCTCCGCCGCCCGCGGACGGATGATTGGCTTCATTTTCCAGAGCTACAACCTGATTGCCCAATTGACGGTCATCGAGAACATCCAGGTGCCCCTCCTCTACCAGCGCAAGGATTTGCGCGCCCATTACGAGCATTGCGTGCGGCTGGCGCAACTGGTGGGCCTGGGTGAACGTTTGCACCACCGCCCCAACCAGCTCTCCGGCGGCCAGCAGCAACGGGTGGCCATTGCCCGCGCCCTCGTGAATGACCCCCTCATGATTCTGGCCGACGAGCCTACCGGCAACCTCGATTCCACCACCGGCCGCGAGGTGCTCGAACTGATTGACAGCCTCAATGCCCGCGGCAAAACCATCGTGCTCGTCACCCACGATGAACGCGTGGCCGGGCGCGCGCATCGCATCATTCACATGCGCGACGGCCTGATTGAGCGGGAAGTGCTCAATGGGCGCCGCGCGGCCTCGGCCGCCGCCCCGGCGCCGCCTCCGCAGTCATGA
- a CDS encoding efflux RND transporter periplasmic adaptor subunit yields the protein MSASSPPVTAATPFWRRKPVLVAAALLAVFSAFALVRSRAKSQIQPTAYFEVKRGDFLISIVEGGNIEAVNEVVVRSEVEGTARIIYIVPEGTTVKKGDLLVELDSSSSQDAVNQQQINVEKAQFAVIQAEQQLEIQKSMVESEISAAELKYEFAKSDLEKFEKGEAAQLLRDAQIEITNVLENLKIAEEKLGWTEKLYEKGFETKANLDRDRLSVSQTKLRLEQAQKKLWMLENFDLPKKRRTLEAAVEDAKDDLERVKLQGQRRLAQYQADVQTQKSTLDLSKKKLERDLRQLANTKIYAPQDGLVVYAGGGGDRRFSSESMIEEGAVVRYRQEIIKLPDVSEYKVTVKVHESHVNQLSRGQPAYVVLDAMPDRRFQGAVNRVAPLPDTSSRWANPNLKVYATEILILEPVPNVKPGVSARAEIIITNLKSVLTVPIQCVTTRKGKQVVFLADNPTVPVPVNVGMYNTKFIEITSGLKEGDRVLLSPPYDAQEKDLAGAILGKDEKAEGLTNTPPERLNRATPENGAENGGAGFMEPGAGRGMRGERGEGAGMFGPGAGRNGGAGMGGEADGPGAGFGPGGMGPGGQPGQGRGGPRFNREEMMKRFDTNGDGELDENEQAAMREAMRAFRRPGGTNAPAGFPGPRPDGGMRPEGFSAPRNDGSR from the coding sequence ATGAGTGCGTCTTCTCCCCCTGTCACCGCCGCCACGCCCTTCTGGCGCCGCAAACCGGTCCTCGTCGCGGCGGCACTCCTGGCCGTCTTCTCCGCCTTTGCCCTCGTGCGCAGCCGCGCCAAATCCCAGATCCAGCCCACCGCCTACTTCGAGGTCAAACGCGGCGATTTCCTCATCTCCATCGTCGAAGGCGGCAACATCGAGGCCGTCAATGAAGTCGTCGTCCGCAGCGAGGTGGAAGGCACCGCCCGCATCATTTACATCGTCCCCGAAGGCACCACCGTCAAAAAGGGCGATTTGCTGGTCGAACTCGACTCCAGCTCCAGCCAGGACGCCGTCAACCAGCAGCAAATCAACGTCGAAAAAGCCCAGTTCGCCGTCATCCAGGCCGAGCAACAGCTCGAAATCCAGAAAAGCATGGTCGAAAGCGAAATCTCCGCCGCCGAGCTGAAATACGAATTCGCCAAAAGCGACCTGGAAAAATTTGAAAAGGGCGAGGCCGCCCAGTTGCTGCGCGACGCCCAGATTGAAATCACCAACGTCCTGGAAAACCTCAAAATCGCCGAGGAAAAACTCGGCTGGACCGAAAAGCTCTACGAAAAAGGCTTCGAAACCAAGGCCAACCTCGACCGCGACCGCCTCTCCGTTTCCCAAACCAAATTGCGCCTCGAACAGGCCCAGAAAAAATTGTGGATGCTCGAAAACTTTGACCTGCCCAAAAAACGCCGCACCCTCGAAGCCGCCGTGGAGGACGCCAAGGACGACCTCGAGCGCGTCAAACTCCAGGGCCAGCGCCGCCTCGCGCAATACCAGGCCGATGTGCAAACCCAGAAAAGCACCCTCGACCTCAGCAAGAAAAAACTCGAACGCGACCTCCGGCAACTGGCCAACACCAAGATTTACGCCCCCCAGGACGGTCTGGTCGTCTATGCCGGCGGCGGCGGCGACCGCCGCTTCAGCAGCGAATCCATGATTGAGGAAGGCGCGGTGGTCCGCTACCGCCAGGAAATCATCAAACTGCCCGATGTCTCCGAATACAAGGTCACCGTCAAGGTCCACGAATCCCACGTCAACCAGTTGAGCCGCGGCCAGCCCGCCTACGTCGTGCTGGATGCCATGCCCGACCGCCGTTTCCAGGGCGCGGTCAATCGCGTGGCGCCCCTCCCCGACACCTCCAGCCGCTGGGCCAACCCCAATCTCAAGGTCTATGCCACCGAAATCCTCATTCTCGAACCCGTGCCCAACGTCAAACCCGGCGTCTCCGCCCGCGCGGAAATCATCATCACCAACCTCAAAAGCGTGCTGACCGTTCCCATCCAGTGCGTCACCACCCGCAAAGGCAAACAAGTGGTTTTCCTGGCCGATAATCCCACCGTCCCCGTGCCCGTCAATGTCGGCATGTATAACACCAAGTTCATTGAAATTACCTCCGGCCTCAAGGAGGGCGACCGCGTCCTGCTCAGCCCGCCCTACGACGCCCAGGAAAAAGACCTCGCCGGCGCCATCCTCGGCAAGGACGAAAAAGCCGAGGGCCTCACCAACACCCCGCCCGAAAGACTGAACCGCGCCACCCCTGAAAACGGCGCCGAGAATGGCGGCGCCGGCTTCATGGAGCCAGGCGCCGGACGCGGCATGCGCGGCGAACGCGGCGAGGGCGCGGGCATGTTTGGCCCGGGCGCCGGCCGCAATGGTGGCGCCGGCATGGGCGGCGAAGCAGACGGGCCGGGCGCTGGCTTCGGTCCGGGCGGCATGGGCCCCGGCGGCCAGCCGGGCCAGGGCCGCGGCGGCCCGCGATTCAACCGCGAGGAAATGATGAAGCGCTTTGACACCAATGGGGACGGGGAGCTGGATGAAAACGAGCAGGCGGCCATGCGGGAGGCCATGCGTGCCTTCCGCCGCCCCGGCGGCACCAACGCTCCGGCAGGGTTCCCGGGGCCGCGCCCGGACGGCGGAATGCGTCCGGAAGGATTTTCCGCACCGCGCAACGATGGCAGCCGCTGA